In the Urocitellus parryii isolate mUroPar1 chromosome 1, mUroPar1.hap1, whole genome shotgun sequence genome, aaatctCAGGGTGAATTGTCACCTGGCTTTAAATTCTGTGAACTTAAGGGTACTGAAAATTCTGTAAGAGTTAAATCTTCTTCCAGATTAGCATCTAACTTGGCAGGAAATCTGAACAAAACTGACAAGCCTTCTGATAGAGGAGTCTTTGGAGATGCCATTCCAAAGCACCATGACGAATTTCTTTCAAATATGGATTGTAGCCAAGAAGAAGAGCATTTGGTTTTTAAGAAGTCATCATTTTTGAAACAAAAGTTCTCACTGAGTTCCGAAGTGAAGTTTGATTGTGGTCCTCTTCAGTCAGCAGCTGATCAATCTCAAGAGGCTGTCCAAGACTTAAACCTTTGGAAGGAAGAGCGAGTTGACCAAGAAGATGAGAACTATGAATCTAGAGGTTCTGAAATGAGTTTTGATTGTGATTCCTCCTGTCATTCACTGACTGATCAATCTGAAATGTCTGATAGAGAAATAAATCTTTTAGAGGAAACACATGCTGATTTAACACATAAGAATAAGAAATCTTGTGTTTCTGAAAAAATTTCTCATCGCAGTGATTCTCTTCAGGCAGTTACCAGGCAATCACAAGTGATTGTTAAAGAAGAAGGTCTTCAGAATACAGCACGTATTAGCCTGGTTGATGAAAGCTATGATACTAGTGGTTCTGAAATGAATTCTGATTATGATGAAGACTTCCCTCAGTCAGCTAAAAAGTACCGCCAACAGCCTGTGAAAGAAGTAGACCTTCCTCAGGAGGTTCACATTAGTTTGGTTGATAGGGACTATGGATGGACTAGCTCTGAATCAAGTGCTGATTCCATTTTCTCACTTGAGTCAGTGGTTGATGAGTCCTCAGTGATTGTTACAGAAAAACAAGTTTGGAAGAAGGCTCATGTTAGGTTGGTTGATGCAAGCTATGGATCCAGTTGTTCTGAATCAAGTTTTGATTGTGATGCTTCACCTCAGTTAGTAGTTGACCGACCTCAAATgactgtcaaagaaaaaaaactgaaacacagaCACGTCCACCTAAAAAATAAGAAACGTAAACCCAGTCATGCTAAAGCACATCTTGATTGTGGTGTTTCTCTTGAGACAGTGGCTGATGAACCCCAGAGGgctgttgaagaaaaaaatcttctgaaaGCGAAGAATGCTGACCTTGTGGATATGAACTGTGAGTCTCATGGTCCTGAAATGGGTTTTCATGCTGATGCTCAATTAGTGGCTGATGAATCTCAAGTAGCAGTTAAAGAAGTAAACCCTCAGAAAGTAGATAATGACCTAGAGAATAATAAGAGTATTCCATCTAGCATTTCTTATCTAAGTTTCGATTCTCATGCTTTTTTTTATCAGTCAGCTAATGATCAACCTCAAGGGGCTTTGGGTGAAGTAAATCTTAAAGAGTTAAATGTCGACATGGAAGTTAAGAGCTATGGGTGCTCCAGTTCTGAGTTGACATTTGATTCCGATTCCCCTCTTCTGTCAGTTACTGAGCGGTCTCAGCTGGatgttgaaagaataaaagaagatcACATTAACCTGGAAGATGAGAGCTGTGAGTCAAATAGTTCTGACATAACTTTTGATTCTGATATTCCTGATTGCTCAGTAGTTGACCAACCTGAAGTAGCTGTTGGTGAGGAGGAACCTGTTGatctggaaaataaaagtaatgaatcTTGTATTTCTGAAATAACTTTTGATTCTGATATTCCCCTTCATTCAGGAAATGATCATCCTGAAGTAGCTGTTAAAGAAGTAATCATTCAGGAAGAAGAATACGTACATTTAGAAAGGAAGAATGACAAACTCAttgattctgaaataaatttgGATTCTTATGCCCCTCTTCATTCAGTGACTAATCCTCCTGAAGTAGCTGATAAAAAGCTAAATCCTCAAAGAGAAGAGCAGGtactctttaaaaataaggaaaatgagcCTGCTGATTCTGAATTAAGTTTGGCTTATCATACCATTTTTCCTTCAATGACTGGACATTCTGAAGATCCCTTTAAAGACATAAACTTTGAGAAAGAAGTGCATGTACCCTTTGAAAATAAGACTAATGAATTAAGTGCTTCTGAAACAAGATTGGATTCTGATATCCCTCTTCAGTCAGTGATTCGGAAACCCACAGTAGTTGTTAAAAATATATGGcttcaaaaagaaaagtatgCTGAATTCCAAGATAAAAATGCTGAACTTACTGATTCTGAAATAAATTCAGATTCTGATATTCCTCATTATCCTATGGCAGAACCTCAAGTAGctgttaaaagaaaagagaaaaggaagcatATTGTAGAAAAGAGTCATTATCATGGTGATTCTGAACTACTTTTCAGTTCTGAGATCCTTCCTCAGTCAATAGCTGAAAAACCTCAGTCAGCTATTTTGGGGAAGGATCATGTTAAGCCAGAAGGTCGAAGTACTGTACTTAAAGGTTTTGGAATAAATGTGAATATTGATGCCTCTCTTCATTCAATCACTGACCAACCTCATCTGGCCCTTTTGAAGGAAAAACATGTTGATCTGAAAGATGAAGGTAGCAAACCTAGTACttctaaaatacatttcaatCCTGTTGACCCTCTTCAGACACTACCTAAACGTCCTGAAGTAATTAAGAGCACAAACCAATGGAAGGAAGAGACTATGCACCTGGAAAATAAGATTGATGAACCTAGTGGTTCAAAGGCAGTGCATAATACTGATATTTCTCTTCAGTCTACAGCTAACCCACCTGAAGTAGCTATTAAACAAGTAAACCTTGCGAGTGAAGATCAAATGTATTTGGAAAGTAAGAATAGTCAATATAATTCTGAAAGAAGTTTGGATTCTGATTTCTTGGTTCAGGAAGTAGTCAGTCGACCTCAAATAACTACTGTAGAGCCAGAGCACTTTGAAGTAGAAGGCAAGCACAGTCAGTCTTGTGATTCTGAAGTAAGTTTTGATTCTGATGACTCTCTTCAATCAGTGGCTGACCAGCTCGGGGAAACTGTTAAAGAAATAAGTCATTGGAAGGATGAAGACATTGACATGGAAGATAAGAGGGATGAAGCCAACAGTTTTAAAACTACATATGATTCTGATGTACTTAAGCCAGTAGCTGACCAAACTGAAGAAGTAGTTCCAGGGATCAACCTTTGGAAAGAACATGTTGACTTTGGAGATAAAATTGTTACTCCTAGTGACAGagtgacagaaaagaaaataaattttgattctgACAAAACTCTTCAGTCTGTGACTAAAATTCAAGAGCctgctaaagaaataaatctttcaaGAGAAGGACATGTTTGTCTGGATGATAAGGGCTATGAACCTTGTGGTTCTAGAATAATTTATGTTTCAAATATCCCCTTTCAATCAGTGATTCAGGGACCACAAATTTTGGAAGAGAGGCCTGCTAATTTGGAAGTTAAGAACAGTGATCCTTGTGGTCCTGAAATACGTTTTGATTccagtgattcttgtcagtcagTGGCTGGCCAGTTGCAAAAATCTATCACAGAAATCAATCTGAAGGAAGACCATATTTACCTGGAAGATAAGAGCTATAAACTGGTTGATTGTGAGGCATGTTATGATTCTGATGTTCCTGTTCAGTTTGTAGCAGATCAATCTCATGTGTCTGTCAAAGAAATAAACTTGCAAAAGGAGGATCAAAATGACCTAGAAGATAACAACTACACACCCTGTTGTTCTGAAATAAGATGTGATTCTGGTGTTCATCTGCAGTCAGAAGTTGACCCGTCTCAAATGACTTACAAAGAAACAACCTTTCAGAAGAGAGAGCTGCTTGGCATGGAAGAAAAGTCCAGCGAACCAAGTGATTCTGAAATGATGTCTGATTCTGATGTGTCTTTTCAAATAGTAGTTAACTCATCATCCCAAACGTCAGATGGAGAATCAGATTCTCCACCAGTGGTGTTTGTGGATGTGATGGCCAGTGATAGTGATTGTGACCGTGAAGTAATATCTGATTCTAATGTTCCTCTTGAGTTAGTGACTGACCCACCTCCCATGACTATCCCAGAAACCAGCTGTATAAATACAGAGTCCATTGACGTTGGAAATAACTACTGTAACTACTGTGGTTCTCAACTAAGAAGTGTTTTGGAAGCCTCTTCTCACTCAGTGGCAAGCCAACCCAAGAagtctttcaaaataataaaccGGAAGAATGACTATATTATTCTGGGAGACTCAACTTGTCAG is a window encoding:
- the Zdbf2 gene encoding LOW QUALITY PROTEIN: DBF4-type zinc finger-containing protein 2 (The sequence of the model RefSeq protein was modified relative to this genomic sequence to represent the inferred CDS: deleted 1 base in 1 codon); this encodes MQRKQGYCSYCRVQYPNLEQTLTKGKTKRSSSGRRKMIPDGSSEIQEVMKSNGKHLFSAQHRSLTRQSRRRICTSSLMERFLQDVLRHHPYNYQENRGTQNEMSMNAASPEVVHLEDFFSEEYAQDTPETIEEETLSESSDSVEELTSEPSDQSQEPVREISIRPSVIQKLEKGQQQSLEFVPKIESGGMKRINPVDIGQATNSGKNPVRPPVICNAPASCLPERSYDRPVATTTARLPLAVHLDSVSKCDPNKAHTHLEQLDMVSRNPVPSALVGTSVSYKNPKESNRKPLCVNSDKLVLQKEVKSQGELSPGFKFCELKGTENSVRVKSSSRLASNLAGNLNKTDKPSDRGVFGDAIPKHHDEFLSNMDCSQEEEHLVFKKSSFLKQKFSLSSEVKFDCGPLQSAADQSQEAVQDLNLWKEERVDQEDENYESRGSEMSFDCDSSCHSLTDQSEMSDREINLLEETHADLTHKNKKSCVSEKISHRSDSLQAVTRQSQVIVKEEGLQNTARISLVDESYDTSGSEMNSDYDEDFPQSAKKYRQQPVKEVDLPQEVHISLVDRDYGWTSSESSADSIFSLESVVDESSVIVTEKQVWKKAHVRLVDASYGSSCSESSFDCDASPQLVVDRPQMTVKEKKLKHRHVHLKNKKRKPSHAKAHLDCGVSLETVADEPQRAVEEKNLLKAKNADLVDMNCESHGPEMGFHADAQLVADESQVAVKEVNPQKVDNDLENNKSIPSSISYLSFDSHAFFYQSANDQPQGALGEVNLKELNVDMEVKSYGCSSSELTFDSDSPLLSVTERSQLDVERIKEDHINLEDESCESNSSDITFDSDIPDCSVVDQPEVAVGEEEPVDLENKSNESCISEITFDSDIPLHSGNDHPEVAVKEVIIQEEEYVHLERKNDKLIDSEINLDSYAPLHSVTNPPEVADKKLNPQREEQVLFKNKENEPADSELSLAYHTIFPSMTGHSEDPFKDINFEKEVHVPFENKTNELSASETRLDSDIPLQSVIRKPTVVVKNIWLQKEKYAEFQDKNAELTDSEINSDSDIPHYPMAEPQVAVKRKEKRKHIVEKSHYHGDSELLFSSEILPQSIAEKPQSAILGKDHVKPEGRSTVLKGFGINVNIDASLHSITDQPHLALLKEKHVDLKDEGSKPSTSKIHFNPVDPLQTLPKRPEVIKSTNQWKEETMHLENKIDEPSGSKAVHNTDISLQSTANPPEVAIKQVNLASEDQMYLESKNSQYNSERSLDSDFLVQEVVSRPQITTVEPEHFEVEGKHSQSCDSEVSFDSDDSLQSVADQLGETVKEISHWKDEDIDMEDKRDEANSFKTTYDSDVLKPVADQTEEVVPGINLWKEHVDFGDKIVTPSDRVTEKKINFDSDKTLQSVTKIQEPAKEINLSREGHVCLDDKGYEPCGSRIIYVSNIPFQSVIQGPQILEERPANLEVKNSDPCGPEIRFDSSDSCQSVAGQLQKSITEINLKEDHIYLEDKSYKLVDCEACYDSDVPVQFVADQSHVSVKEINLQKEDQNDLEDNNYTPCCSEIRCDSGVHLQSEVDPSQMTYKETTFQKRELLGMEEKSSEPSDSEMMSDSDVSFQIVVNSSSQTSDGESDSPPVVFVDVMASDSDCDREVISDSNVPLELVTDPPPMTIPETSCINTESIDVGNNYCNYCGSQLRSVLEASSHSVASQPKKSFKIINRKNDYIILGDSTCQSCGNEIDFSGDASDQSMTYQSQGPDRSIDSEDKSCEYNRTERNFNLESSTQSVTHQVQQTDKEDILWKDQKDKSCESNVSATGSTSSSTSVIRQTTVRKSALKKRRDQESCKSCFERGFQCDPSHHSDSNQPGEAVKKRPVKRVTFDLGEKSRDSQSGSAPKTGSGRNLGKDKVMDDLDAPVIEALSQILPSSLGRKWSRIIRENHSKINALMKDFKEGHFRCYFNNEAKTQIITLYKERHIAWPIFNQTTASVQTVSSFEDIAGGFSDFDDCVVAVEKPNCHYPLAERLLSKQNLFVASQSQIEKVSHGTQTSFISYPLKKRKIVRLEVESPKKKCVQSDGKEKRIIKIGTVELPGSQIKVLEPGQSKPVIRILTSINIKPKEDESCDSPKANHCVCDNDLQFLCKYKQSNHNCPSLLKIVNNFPSNVVISESDICCKCHIHHESDLNFSEGDNDAVQNHVSISQMIIPARYELRSRCRTSESSTFLETSEVVNASEFPEEGSFQLTLLSRDVAKISPKPVKYEFFESKRKKKIQRKNVMRNPSFPKKVFKAVILRQNARTASEKWSVWIRTKANDIIRKYISKYSAFLRRRYQSRATLFRMHLKKKKSGASRLKEMDKSTQTPSDTSVTPAGAKEKLRAIVSPLEQPAQHTSRAVGRRAVGRRRAVGRRSAVGRSAVGRSAVGRKKAKRRNRRKKKRPIPVREYDLRSSCYIPDSDRMVTRLASKMKSNEVK